Within the Candidatus Thermoplasmatota archaeon genome, the region GGCCCGCCAGCACTTCGAGGCTCGTGGCCCAGCCAAAGGACGGCAGCGAGACGATCGCGGAGGCCCCGTAGGTCGCCAACGCCAGGGCCGCCAGGAGGGACGCCGCGCCGCGCACGGTCGTCGGCCGCCCGGCCGGCAAAAGGCGGTTGTGGAACGATCCTTGCCCCCGCCGGGCTGCCTTTATAGGGGGCCACGTTCTTGCCCGCCCGATTCCCGTGGCCCAGCAGATCGGCACGTTTGCCCCGCCCGCCGAGGCCGGCAAGGAAATCCACGAGCCCTACGTCCCCGCCACGACCGTCCTGCCGGAGTTCACGATCCGCGCGCTCCTTCTGGGCGTGATCCTCTCGATCGTGCTGGGAGCCGCCAACATGTACGTCGGCCTCAAGGCCGGCCTCACCGTTGCGGCCACGATCCCAAGCGCCGTCATCAGCATGAGCATCCTGCGGTTCTTCCGTCGCAGCAACGTCCTCGAGAACACGATCGCGATGACGACCGGAAGCGCCGGCGAGGCCCTTGGAGCCGGCCTCATCTTCACGATCCCCGCGCTTCTCATGCTTGGCGTCTGGACGGAGATCGACCTCCTTCCCGCCATCGTGGTCGGACTGTGCGGCGGCATCCTCGGCGTGCTGTTCACGATCCCGCTTCGTCGCGCCTTTGTCGTCGAAAGCCGCCTTCCGTACCCCGAGGGTATCGCGACGGCCGAGGTCCTGAAGGCCGGCGTCAAGGACAGCGCGCAGTCGTCGCCGGCCAAGGAGGCCGCGACCTCGCAGGACGCGCGCACGATCGTGATCGGCATGCTGCTGGGCGGCGGCTACGCCGTCGCGCTCCACGTGCTCGGGCTCTGGCAGGAGGTCCTTCGGGCCGGCGCGCGCCTGGGCGGCGCGGTCGGCTACGGGGCCTTCAGCGTGGCGCCCATCCTGCTTGCCGTGGGCTACATCGTGGGCATCGGAATCGCGCGCCTCATCATGCTGGGCGCGGGCCTCGCGTTTGTCGTCCTCGTGCCGGGTTTCCTGCTCCTCAACGGCTACCCGACCGGACCCGACGGCGCGCCGCTTGATCCCATCACCGCCGCCCTGCGCACGTGGAACCCGAACGTCCGCCTCGTGGGCATCGGGGCCATCATCGTGGGCGCCTTCTACACGCTTGCGCGCGTGCGCACGAGCCTCGTCGCCGCCGCGCGCGAGGCGCGCGAGAGCTTCGGCAAACGGCACGTCGCGCAGGCCAAGGCCCGCACGGACGTCGACGTGCGCCTGGACCGCGTGCTCGTGGGCATCGGACTTCTCGTGATCCCCATCTTCGGCGTCTTCTACTACTTCACGCAGAACTGGGTGCAGGCTGCCGTCGCCGCGGCGGTCATGGCCCCCGCCGCGTTCCTGTTCTCGAGCGTGGCAGGCTACCTCGCGGGCGTCGTGGGAAGCAGCAACAATCCCATCTCGAGCGTCACCATCCTCACCATCCTGTTCACGTCGTTCCTTCTCCTTGCCATGGGGGCAAGCGCCGAGGCGGGGATGCTTGCGGCCATCGGCGTGGGCGCCGTCATCGCCTGCTCGGCGGCCATCGCCGGCGACAACCTGCAGGACTTGAAGAGCGGCTACATGCTCGGCTCGACGCCGCGGTACCAGCAGCTTGCGCTCATCGTGGGCGTCGTGGGCATGGCGCTTGTCGCCCCCGTCGTGCTGAACGTCATCCACCAGACGGCGCCCGGCGGCATCGGGGGCGACCAGTTCCCCGCGCCGCAGGGCTACATCATGGCCACGGTCACGCGCGGCGTCTTCGAGGGAAGCCTGCCGCTGCACCTTCTGGCCGTGGGGGCCGTGCTCGGCCTTGGGCTTGTGGCCCTCAAGCTGCCGGTGCTGCCGGTGGCCGTTGGCATCTATCTTCCCATCGAGCTCTCCACGCCCATCTTCGCTGGCGGGCTTCTCAAGTGGGGCATGGAACGGTACGCCGCGCGCCGGACGCAGGCGTGGGCCCCGGCGGAGAAGAAGTCGCTCGTCGAGCGCATCGAGAAGCGTGGGGTGCTCTTGGCAAGCGGCGTCATCGCGGGCGAGGCGCTCTTGGGCATCACGGTCGTGTTCCTTCTGTTCGGAGGCCAGGTGCCGGGCCACTTTGCGCCCGCCATCGCGGGCATCCTCCTTGGCGGCGCGATGTACCTCGTCGCCAGCCGCTCCACCACGGCGGTGCGGCTGGGCCTCATGGCGGCGATCATGGTTGCGGGACTGGCCGCCACTGCTTGGCTTGTGGCAAGTGGCACGCCTTACACGTTCGAAGGCACCCAAGGCTGGCCCGGGATCCTGATCTTCGCGTACGTCGCGCTGCTCATGGCGTACATTCCCCTGCGCGAGCTGTTCGTGACCGCGCGTCCCGCCGACGGCGTGCGACCGTGATCCGCGCTCCGCGGGCCTTGGCGCTAGTCGTGCTCCTGGCCGGCTGTCTGGGCCCTTCCGAGCCGCGCGCGGGCGGGCCGCCCGACGAGGGCCGTTCGCCGGATCCCGACCCGCCCGAAGCTCCGCCTTCCGAGGAACTGCGCTTCGCGCACGAGCACGCCGCCCTTGCGATCATCGTGGACGGGCAACGCGCGAATCTCCGCGACCCGGCGTATGACCTGTCCCGGACGCGCGACGTGCGCGCGCACATGCACGTCGGGGAGGCCGACGGCGGCTCCGCGGTCCACGTCGAGGCGGAGTTCCCGGGGGGCATCCCAAACCTCACGCTCGCCGAGGTCTTCTCGCTCCTTGGCATGACCCTTGAGGGCGGAAGGCTTGCGCTCAACCCGCAGGCGGCCCACGGGCCCATCGAAAGGTCCGACGGCGAGCGCTCGACCCTGCGCGTCTTCTTCCGTCCCATGCTTCCGGACGGGGCCTTTGGCCCCTGGACACAGATCGAA harbors:
- a CDS encoding oligopeptide transporter, OPT family, which produces MAQQIGTFAPPAEAGKEIHEPYVPATTVLPEFTIRALLLGVILSIVLGAANMYVGLKAGLTVAATIPSAVISMSILRFFRRSNVLENTIAMTTGSAGEALGAGLIFTIPALLMLGVWTEIDLLPAIVVGLCGGILGVLFTIPLRRAFVVESRLPYPEGIATAEVLKAGVKDSAQSSPAKEAATSQDARTIVIGMLLGGGYAVALHVLGLWQEVLRAGARLGGAVGYGAFSVAPILLAVGYIVGIGIARLIMLGAGLAFVVLVPGFLLLNGYPTGPDGAPLDPITAALRTWNPNVRLVGIGAIIVGAFYTLARVRTSLVAAAREARESFGKRHVAQAKARTDVDVRLDRVLVGIGLLVIPIFGVFYYFTQNWVQAAVAAAVMAPAAFLFSSVAGYLAGVVGSSNNPISSVTILTILFTSFLLLAMGASAEAGMLAAIGVGAVIACSAAIAGDNLQDLKSGYMLGSTPRYQQLALIVGVVGMALVAPVVLNVIHQTAPGGIGGDQFPAPQGYIMATVTRGVFEGSLPLHLLAVGAVLGLGLVALKLPVLPVAVGIYLPIELSTPIFAGGLLKWGMERYAARRTQAWAPAEKKSLVERIEKRGVLLASGVIAGEALLGITVVFLLFGGQVPGHFAPAIAGILLGGAMYLVASRSTTAVRLGLMAAIMVAGLAATAWLVASGTPYTFEGTQGWPGILIFAYVALLMAYIPLRELFVTARPADGVRP